In Columba livia isolate bColLiv1 breed racing homer chromosome 8, bColLiv1.pat.W.v2, whole genome shotgun sequence, a single genomic region encodes these proteins:
- the LOC135580104 gene encoding cytochrome P450 2J2-like isoform X2 gives MLRFLWESISIQVFLVFLVVFLLVGDYMKHKKPKGFPPQPFYLPILGHMYLMNFSNPAVTLQKLIEKYGDIFGVDMGSESYVIINGLRMLREVLVNQGENFLDRPELPVAGEVFKNRGVLTSNGHLWKQQRRFTLSTLRNFGLGKRSLEERIQEECRYLVDAFGDEQGSPFDPHFKINNAVSNIICSVIFGNRFDYHDEDFQKLLRLIDETLTLSGATMSQLYNAFPSIMKFLPGAHQTVFKNSRLMRNFVKERIDKHKEDWNPSESRDFIDCYLQEIAKEENLMACAVDLFLAGTETTSTTIRWALLFMAMYPEIQARVQAEIDTVIGQARQPALDDRSNMPYTNAVIHEVQRKGNISPFGGPRMTVNDTVVDGFYIPKGTSVLTNFTSVMFDQNEWETPDTFNPGHFLKDGQFWRREAFIPFSIGKRSCPGELLARTELFLFFTALLQKFTFQAPPDTTLSLQFKLGITLAPKPYKICAVPR, from the exons ATGCTGCGTTTCCTTTGGGAGAGCATCTCCATCCAGGTGTTCCTCGTCTTCcttgttgttttcctgcttgttgGTGACTACATGAAGCACAAAAAGCCCAAGGGCTTCCCTCCACAACCCTTCTATCTCCCCATCCTGGGGCACATGTACCTGATGAACTTCAGCAATCCAGCAGTTACACTGCAGAAG CTTATTGAAAAATATGGTGACATCTTTGGCGTGGACATGGGCAGTGAATCATATGTGATCATTAATGGGCTGCGGATGCTTAGGGAAGTTCTTGTAAACCAAGGGGAAAACTTCCTGGATCGCCCTGAATTGCCTGTTGCTGGGGAGGTCTTCAAGAACAGGG GAGTGCTCACTTCCAATGGGCACTTgtggaagcagcagaggagatTCACCTTGTCCACCCTCCGAAACTTCggcttggggaagaggagcCTGGAGGAGCGCATCCAGGAGGAGTGCCGGTACCTCGTGGATGCGTTTGGGGATGAGCAGG GGAGTCCTTTTGACCCTCACTTTAAAATCAATAACGCCGTTTCAAACATCATCTGCTCCGTCATCTTTGGGAATCGCTTTGACTACCATGATGAGGACTTCCAAAAATTGCTGCGGCTGATAGACGAGACCCTTACCCTCAGCGGGGCCACCATGAGCCAG CTGTACAATGCTTTCCCATCCATAATGAAGTTCTTACCTGGAGCCCACCAAACCGTTTTTAAAAACTCAAGGTTGATGAGAAATTTTGTGAAAGAGAGGATTGACAAACACAAGGAGGACTGGAACCCCTCGGAGAGCCGGGACTTCATCGACTGCTACCTGCAGGAGATAGCCAAG GAGGAAAACCTCATGGCATGTGCAGTTGACTTGTTCTTAGCTGGGACCGAGACCACTTCAACAACCATCCGCTGGGCTCTGCTGTTTATGGCCATGTATCCAGAAATCCAAG CCCGCGTGCAAGCAGAGATCGACACGGTCATTGGGCAGGCACGACAGCCAGCTCTGGACGACAGGAGCAACATGCCCTACACCAACGCCGTCATCCACGAAGTGCAGAGGAAAGGCAACATCAGTCCTTTCGGCGGGCCAAGAATGACAGTGAATGACACAGTTGTGGATGGCTTCTACATACCAAAG GGCACTAGTGTGCTCACAAATTTCACCTCTGTGATGTTTGACCAGAACGAGTGGGAAACTCCTGACACTTTTAACCCCGGGCATTTCCTGAAGGACGGTCAGttctggagaagagaggctTTTATACCATTTTCCATAG GGAAGCGCTCCTGCCCGGGTGAGCTGCTGGCCCGCACCgagctcttcctcttcttcacgGCTCTGCTCCAGAAATTCACCTTCCAGGCACCACCAGACACCACACTCAGCCTCCAGTTCAAGCTGGGCATCACACTGGCCCCGAAACCCTACAAGATCTGTGCTGTGCCTCGGTAG
- the LOC135580105 gene encoding uncharacterized protein LOC135580105 isoform X4 has product MTTVAIKGCCILEKTTTKTNQIAVFCMELDYTYIKAHEHEKNTSFHNRKSSEPKRTTPKEVVAALQDERNSLVSENEIMKDRPEQLDDSLDDPNTAVTKKCFHAQL; this is encoded by the exons ATGACTACAGTAGCCATAAAAGGGtgctgtattttggaaaaaacaacaacaaaaacaaaccagattGCTGTATTTTGTATGGAGCTTGATTACACTTACATAAAAG CTCATGAGCATGAAAAGAATACATCCTTCCACAACCGAAAAAGCAGTGAACCCAAAAGGACAACACCAAAAGAAGTg GTGGCTGCCCTCCAGGATGAAAGAAACAGCTTGGTGTCAGAAAATGAGATTATGAAGGACAGGCCAGAGCAATTAGATGACTCTCTTGATGATCCAAATACTGCAGTGACAAAGAAGTGTTTTCATGCACAGCTGTAG
- the LOC102088854 gene encoding cytochrome P450 2J2 produces MLRFLWDSISIQVLLIFLVVFLLVADYMKHRKPKDFPPHPFYLPILGHMYLMNFNNPMMTVQKLIEKYGDIFGVDMGRESFVIVSGLRMLREVLVNQGENFLDRPELPLAGELFSNRGLLSSNGHLWKQQRRFTLSTLRNFGLGKRSLEERIQEECRYLVDAFGDEQGDPFDPHFKINNAVSNIICSVTFGNRFEYHDEDFQKLLHLLDETLTLNGAIMSQLYNSFPSIIKFFPGAHQTIFRNSRLLKSFVKERINKHKEDWNPSESRDFIDCYLQEIAKDNGDGIFQEENLMACAVDLFLAGTETTSTTIRWALLYMAMYPEIQARVQAEIDTVIGQGRQPALDDRSNMPYTNAVIHEVQRKGNIIPFSVPRMTVKDTVVDGFYIPKGTSVLTNFTSVMFDQNEWKTPDAFNPGHFLKDGQFWKRESFVPFSIGKRSCPGELLARTELFLFFTALLQKFTFQAPPDTTLSLQFKLGLTLSPKSYKICAVPR; encoded by the exons ATGCTGCGTTTCCTCTGGGACAGCATCTCCATCCAGGTGCTCCTCATCTTCcttgttgttttcctgcttgttgCTGACTACATGAAgcacagaaagcccaaggacTTCCCTCCGCACCCCTTCTATCTCCCCATCCTGGGGCACATGTACCTGATGAACTTCAACAATCCCATGATGACAGTACAGAAG CTTATTGAAAAATACGGTGACATATTTGGCGTGGACATGGGCAGGGAATCATTTGTCATCGTTAGTGGACTACGGATGCTTAGGGAAGTTCTTGTAAACCAAGGGGAAAACTTCCTGGATCGCCCTGAATTGCCTCTTGCTGGGGAGCTCTTCAGCAACAGGG GACTGCTGTCTTCCAATGGGCACTTgtggaagcagcagaggagatTCACCTTGTCCACCCTCCGAAACTTCggcttggggaagaggagcCTGGAGGAGCGCATCCAGGAGGAGTGCCGGTACCTTGTGGATGCGTTTGGGGATGAGCAGG GGGATCCTTTCGACCCTCACTTTAAAATCAATAACGCCGTTTCAAACATCATCTGCTCTGTCACCTTTGGGAATCGCTTTGAATACCATGATGAGGACTTCCAAAAACTGCTGCACCTGCTGGATGAGACCCTTACCCTTAATGGGGCCATCATGAGCCAG CTGTATAATTCTTTCCCATCCATAATAAAGTTCTTCCCTGGAGCCCACCAAACCATTTTTAGAAACTCAAGATTACTGAAAAGTTTTGTGAAAGAGAGGATCAACAAACACAAGGAGGACTGGAACCCCTCGGAGAGCCGGGACTTCATCGACTGCTACCTGCAGGAGATAGCCAAG GACAACGGCGATGGCATCTTCCAGGAGGAAAACCTCATGGCATGCGCAGTTGACTTGTTCTTAGCTGGGACTGAGACCACTTCAACAACCATCCGCTGGGCATTGCTGTATATGGCCATGTATCCAGAAATTCAAG CCCGCGTGCAAGCAGAGATCGACACGGTCATCGGGCAGGGGCGGCAGCCAGCCCTGGACGACAGGAGCAACATGCCCTACACCAATGCTGTCATCCACGAAGTGCAGAGGAAAGGCAACATCATCCCTTTCAGTGTGCCAAGAATGACAGTGAAGGACACGGTCGTGGATGGCTTCTACATACCAAAG GGCACTAGTGTGCTCACAAATTTCACCTCTGTGATGTTTGACCAGAACGAGTGGAAAACTCCTGACGCTTTTAACCCTGGGCATTTCCTGAAAGATGGTCAGTTCTGGAAAAGAGAGTCTTTTGTACCATTTTCTATAG GGAAGCGCTCCTGCCCGGGTGAGCTGCTGGCCCGCACCgagctcttcctcttcttcacgGCTCTGCTCCAGAAATTCACCTTCCAGGCACCACCAGACACCACACTCAGCCTCCAGTTCAAGCTGGGCCTCACGCTGAGCCCAAAATCCTACAAGATCTGTGCTGTGCCTCGGTAG
- the LOC135580104 gene encoding cytochrome P450 2J2-like isoform X1, whose protein sequence is MLRFLWESISIQVFLVFLVVFLLVGDYMKHKKPKGFPPQPFYLPILGHMYLMNFSNPAVTLQKLIEKYGDIFGVDMGSESYVIINGLRMLREVLVNQGENFLDRPELPVAGEVFKNRGVLTSNGHLWKQQRRFTLSTLRNFGLGKRSLEERIQEECRYLVDAFGDEQGSPFDPHFKINNAVSNIICSVIFGNRFDYHDEDFQKLLRLIDETLTLSGATMSQLYNAFPSIMKFLPGAHQTVFKNSRLMRNFVKERIDKHKEDWNPSESRDFIDCYLQEIAKDNGDGIFQEENLMACAVDLFLAGTETTSTTIRWALLFMAMYPEIQARVQAEIDTVIGQARQPALDDRSNMPYTNAVIHEVQRKGNISPFGGPRMTVNDTVVDGFYIPKGTSVLTNFTSVMFDQNEWETPDTFNPGHFLKDGQFWRREAFIPFSIGKRSCPGELLARTELFLFFTALLQKFTFQAPPDTTLSLQFKLGITLAPKPYKICAVPR, encoded by the exons ATGCTGCGTTTCCTTTGGGAGAGCATCTCCATCCAGGTGTTCCTCGTCTTCcttgttgttttcctgcttgttgGTGACTACATGAAGCACAAAAAGCCCAAGGGCTTCCCTCCACAACCCTTCTATCTCCCCATCCTGGGGCACATGTACCTGATGAACTTCAGCAATCCAGCAGTTACACTGCAGAAG CTTATTGAAAAATATGGTGACATCTTTGGCGTGGACATGGGCAGTGAATCATATGTGATCATTAATGGGCTGCGGATGCTTAGGGAAGTTCTTGTAAACCAAGGGGAAAACTTCCTGGATCGCCCTGAATTGCCTGTTGCTGGGGAGGTCTTCAAGAACAGGG GAGTGCTCACTTCCAATGGGCACTTgtggaagcagcagaggagatTCACCTTGTCCACCCTCCGAAACTTCggcttggggaagaggagcCTGGAGGAGCGCATCCAGGAGGAGTGCCGGTACCTCGTGGATGCGTTTGGGGATGAGCAGG GGAGTCCTTTTGACCCTCACTTTAAAATCAATAACGCCGTTTCAAACATCATCTGCTCCGTCATCTTTGGGAATCGCTTTGACTACCATGATGAGGACTTCCAAAAATTGCTGCGGCTGATAGACGAGACCCTTACCCTCAGCGGGGCCACCATGAGCCAG CTGTACAATGCTTTCCCATCCATAATGAAGTTCTTACCTGGAGCCCACCAAACCGTTTTTAAAAACTCAAGGTTGATGAGAAATTTTGTGAAAGAGAGGATTGACAAACACAAGGAGGACTGGAACCCCTCGGAGAGCCGGGACTTCATCGACTGCTACCTGCAGGAGATAGCCAAG GACAACGGTGATGGCATCTTCCAGGAGGAAAACCTCATGGCATGTGCAGTTGACTTGTTCTTAGCTGGGACCGAGACCACTTCAACAACCATCCGCTGGGCTCTGCTGTTTATGGCCATGTATCCAGAAATCCAAG CCCGCGTGCAAGCAGAGATCGACACGGTCATTGGGCAGGCACGACAGCCAGCTCTGGACGACAGGAGCAACATGCCCTACACCAACGCCGTCATCCACGAAGTGCAGAGGAAAGGCAACATCAGTCCTTTCGGCGGGCCAAGAATGACAGTGAATGACACAGTTGTGGATGGCTTCTACATACCAAAG GGCACTAGTGTGCTCACAAATTTCACCTCTGTGATGTTTGACCAGAACGAGTGGGAAACTCCTGACACTTTTAACCCCGGGCATTTCCTGAAGGACGGTCAGttctggagaagagaggctTTTATACCATTTTCCATAG GGAAGCGCTCCTGCCCGGGTGAGCTGCTGGCCCGCACCgagctcttcctcttcttcacgGCTCTGCTCCAGAAATTCACCTTCCAGGCACCACCAGACACCACACTCAGCCTCCAGTTCAAGCTGGGCATCACACTGGCCCCGAAACCCTACAAGATCTGTGCTGTGCCTCGGTAG